A genomic window from Glycine soja cultivar W05 chromosome 10, ASM419377v2, whole genome shotgun sequence includes:
- the LOC114371345 gene encoding uncharacterized protein LOC114371345 gives MDLPLGYPGKGEHQVCKLHKSLYGLRQASRQWFQKFSNSIIKLGFNQSTADNSLFSKGSNDSLNLLLVYVDDIIIAGPNKPLVTEVTVQLQGLFKLKVLGDLKYFLGLEIAKSVKGIHLNQRKYTLELLEDTGFTNCKPAKIPMDPGLQLDGIAGEVLEDPTQFRRLLGRLMYLTISWPDIIFPINKLSQFMQTPRTPHLQALHQVLQYLKAAPAQGLFFSANSNSTVTTYVDSDWGNCKDTRRSTTGFCIYLGSSLICWKSKKQPTVARSSAEAEYRALASLTSELLWLRQLLRVFQITLDSTMIMCDNKSAIALAENPTSNDGSKHIDIDCHFIRQYVHSGFIKLVYLPTHQQLADIFTKALPHCKFSVFLSKLGLLDIYASNLRGSITTNSS, from the coding sequence ATGGATCTGCCCTTAGGTTATCCTGGAAAGGGGGAGCATCAAGTGTGCAAGTTACACAAGTCCTTGTATGGCTTGAGGCAAGCATCAAGGCAGTGGTTCCAGAAATTTTCCAATTCCATCATCAAGCTGGGATTCAATCAATCTACTGCAGATAACTCTCTATTTTCTAAAGGGAGCAATGATTCTCTGAATCTCCTGTTAGTTTATGTGGACGACATCATCATAGCTGGCCCAAACAAACCTCTAGTTACTGAAGTCACTGTACAGTTGCAAGGTTTGTTCAAACTCAAGGTCCTAGGTGATTTAAAGTATTTTCTTGGTTTGGAAATAGCTAAGTCTGTAAAAGGCATTCACTTGAACCAAAGGAAATACACCCTAGAGTTGTTAGAAGATACTGGTTTCACCAATTGCAAACCTGCAAAAATTCCAATGGATCCTGGTCTTCAATTGGATGGCATTGCAGGTGAAGTTCTTGAAGACCCAACTCAATTCAGAAGACTGCTGGGAAGGTTAATGTATTTGACTATCTCATGGCCAGATATTATTTTTCCCATAAACAAGCTTAGTCAGTTTATGCAAACTCCAAGGACACCTCACCTTCAAGCTCTTCATCAAGTCCTTCAATACCTCAAAGCAGCTCCTGCCCAAGGTTTGTTCTTTTCTGCAAACAGCAATTCCACCGTCACAACTTATGTAGACTCTGATTGGGGCAATTGCAAGGATACTAGAAGGTCAACAACTGGTTTTTGTATCTACTTGGGCTCATCTCTCATATGTTGGAAGTCAAAAAAGCAACCCACTGTTGCAAGGTCCTCAGCAGAGGCTGAGTATAGAGCTTTAGCTTCTCTTACTAGTGAGTTATTGTGGCTGCGGCAGCTTCTTCGTGTGTTCCAGATTACTCTTGATTCCACAATGATCATGTGTGACAATAAATCAGCTATTGCATTGGCTGAGAATCCAACTTCAAATGATGGGTCTAAACACATAGATATTGATTGTCATTTCATAAGGCAATATGTGCACTCTGGTTTTATCAAGCTGGTATACTTACCTACTCATCAACAGCTTGCTGACATCTTCACCAAGGCCTTGCCTCACTGCAAATTCTCTGTTTTTTTGTCCAAGTTAGGCCTTCTAGACATCTATGCATCTAACTTGAGGGGGAGTATTACAACCAACTCTAGTTAG
- the LOC114369710 gene encoding dof zinc finger protein DOF3.5-like codes for MESGWKPEVEISPNCPRCGSSNTKFCYYNNYSLTQPRYFCKGCRRYWTKGGSLRNVPVGGGCRKNRRGNKTLLRQSIDGFTFKNSLPPCGNVTDHNNNPIGHSYDPRIRTSSASSSSSVVSDGPHIDLALVYANFLNQKPNSEARVESTNPDQVQTVFYPSLENNSRLSNTVVVGPNTLPEELGLTGCLNLPEQQPQTHSSEANNNHNQMCYGEFNTMQTLHQKDGIDQQCSNHGGGAMNFELPPLPGEEEVSHDHHMMWSNSEMMINHHHAFQVTQPPLLGPDVHDADLLIGNWSSFDLPRDASFSRP; via the coding sequence ATGGAGAGTGGGTGGAAGCCTGAGGTTGAGATATCACCAAATTGCCCTAGGTGTGGTTCTTCCAACACCAAGTTCTGCTACTACAACAACTACAGCTTAACTCAACCAAGGTACTTTTGCAAGGGGTGCAGAAGGTACTGGACCAAAGGAGGGTCTCTCCGAAATGTGCCTGTTGGAGGTGGCTGCAGGAAGAACAGAAGAGGTAACAAGACCCTATTGAGACAATCCATTGATGGTTTCACTTTCAAAAATTCACTACCACCTTGTGGCAATGTCACAGATCATAATAATAACCCTATTGGGCATTCTTATGATCCTAGAATAAGAACTTCTTCAGCTTCTAGCTCCTCTTCAGTGGTGAGTGATGGACCTCATATTGATCTTGCTCTAGTTTATGCAAATTTCCTCAACCAAAAGCCCAATTCTGAAGCTAGGGTTGAGAGTACTAATCCAGATCAAGTGCAAACAGTTTTTTATCCTTCTCTAGAAAACAATTCAAGGCTATCAAACACAGTTGTTGTTGGACCAAATACTTTGCCTGAAGAACTTGGTCTCACTGGGTGTTTGAATCTTCCTGAACAACAACCACAAACACATTCTAGTGAGGCTAATAATAATCATAACCAAATGTGCTATGGTGAGTTCAACACTATGCAGACACTTCATCAAAAAGATGGAATTGATCAGCAATGTAGTAATCATGGTGGTGGTGCTATGAATTTTGAGCTGCCACCATTGCCTGGTGAAGAGGAAGTCTCACACGATCATCACATGATGTGGTCAAATTCTGAGATGATGATAAATCATCATCATGCATTTCAAGTCACACAACCTCCACTTCTTGGACCTGATGTTCATGATGCAGACTTGTTAATAGGCAATTGGAGCTCCTTTGATTTGCCAAGAGATGCTTCTTTTTCCAGGCCttga